The following DNA comes from Paenibacillus crassostreae.
CATCCATTTCTGTGGTCACCTGCACCGTTGAATCTTGTTCCATCTCTTGTAATTTCTCAACGATCTGAGTATAGCGTCTATTCTCCATTGCTTCGGCTACAGGAAATAGTGCTTCATCCCAGAAGTCATCTAAAGCATCATTCGAATGATCAACCACATCAAGTTTTAATGTTCTTCCATCAATGATTGATTTACCTTCTGAATTAATTTGTTGAACTAGCCCTGACAATTTCGTACCCGGCTCCACATCAATCTTTACTACAACCTCATTGGGACTTATTTCTAGTGTTGATTGATTGATACCTTCATAATGGTTAACAATATTTTCAAGTGGGGTTTGTTGAGCTACCTGGCGAAACGTAAACCATCCGCCAAATAGAAGTCCACCTGAAATAATCACAGTTAACACAACCGGAATGATACGTATTTTCATCCAACAATCTCCTCTCGTATAAATGCGTATTGTAAATACAAATAATAGTATATATAATCGTATATCATTTCGTATATCAAAATAACATAAATAAGTATATCACATCGTATACACTTTTTTTCTGAAAAAATATGGTTTTTTTAACACAACAAGTACTTCCTTATATTTCAAAATAACCAGCTGAATCATTCTTTTTAGAATGGCTCAGCTGGTTATTTTTTATCGATTTGGCAATGTGAATTGTTCACCTATTTGTTGACCATCACTAAAGCGATAGAAGCGATAGTTATAATGATCTTGATCTTTGTAAAATACTTGCCACACAGCACGCCCATTAAATAATCCCAATTCCAATTGGATATCTTTCGTATCCGGGAGTTCCCGTTGAATGATACTCATCATTTGACTTCTCGATAATCCATCTTCAAGTAATTCACTTTTAATGGCTCCAGAAGTAACATTCACTTCCTGATCACTCGTGAATGGGACCCAGACGATCATATGCTGATCTTCCTCATTTTGCCCTTCGATAACCCATACCACATCATTCCAGACCGATTTAGAAGTACGAGTCACTTTGATTAATTCACTATGCTGCTTAGCTGCGACAATTGCTATTTCTTCTTGTCTCCATTGGTCTTGCATAATGTATATATAATATCGGTAGAGCCCGAATAATAGAACGGCTATGATAACAATAATTAACCAAATCAGCTTCTTTTTATTCTTTTTCAACCCGAACTTCCTTTCTTCAGGGATCAGGAATAACTCATATCCTAACGGTTGAGTAATCCTTCAAAAGCAGATTGTGCTTCATGACGAATACGTTCTTCGTCTAAAGTTAGACAAGCTCCATTCTTCACAACTTGTTTACCATTTACCCACACATGTTCTACATCTTTACTACACGCAGAATAGATCGCATGCGAAATGAAATCTGTTCGAGGTATGAAATGTGCCTGATCTGTATTTATTGCAATAAAATCCGCTTTCATCCCTGGAGCCAAAGATCCAACTGAATCGAGAAATAATGATTTCGCACCGTAAATAGTCCCCATTCGTAAAGCTTCAGCCGCAGGAATAGCAGTAGGATCTCCAGAAATCCCTTTATGAATAAGAGCAGCTAGACGCATCTCTTCAAACATATCTAAGTTATTATTACTAGCAGGTCCATCTGTTCCTAACGATACAGTAACTCCTGCTTTTAACAAATCTGTAATACGCGCAATACCGCTTGCTAATTTCAAATTACTACCTGGATTATGTGAGACACCTACGTTATACTTTGCTAGAATCTCAATTTCTTCATCGGTTAAATGTACTCCATGAGCCACAATAGAAGGACGTGTAAACATACCTAACTTCTCTAAGTGTTGAACAGGTCTGAGACCATAATCAGCGACATTCTGCGCGACTTCACTTCGTGTCTCCGACATATGTGTATGCATTGGAATATCAAGATCATGTGCAGCCTGAACAAATTGTGTGAAGAAATCTGGTGGGCATGTATATGGTGCATGTGGTGACATCATCGTTGTGATTCGACCCTCTGCTTGTCCATTCCAATCCTTAGCAAAGTTGATTGCTTCCTGAAGTTTCTGTCTTTGAACCTCTTCAGAGCATAAACCGATGACACCTCTAGTAAGTACAGCACGAATACCTGACTCTTGAACTACATTCGCTACTTGGTCCATATGATCATACATATCTAGAAACGTCGTAGTTCCACCCTTAAGCATTTCTAATACAGAAAGAGACGATCCCCAGTAGACATCTTTAGAAGTGAATTTCTCTTCCATTGGCCACATTTTCTCTTGCAACCAAATTTGAAGAGCCAGATCATCACCATATCCTCTAAGTAATGACATAGCAGCATGTCCATGTGTATTTACGAGACCTGGCAAGAATAATAGATTATTCCCATCAATAACTGGAATTTCTTCATCAATGGATGGCTTCTCTTCACCAATATATGTGATTAGATCATTCTCAATAAGCATATACCCTTTAACAATCGACTGCTTATTGTTTAGAATAGTAAAAGTACCATTCTTAATCATCCATTTCTTCGTTGTACTATTCACCATCAGTGGAATCTTCCTTTCCTTCTTCCAAATAATACGCCAAACTAAGCATTTCCGTTGTAAAATCAGCAGCGTGAATACGAACATGCGGTGGAGTCTTTAATATAATAGGTGCAAAATTAAGAATAGCTGCAATACCCGCTTCGATAAGTTGATTTGCAACCTGCTGCGCTTCATACTCAGGTACTGTAATAATTCCGATTCTAATATTGTGATTCTTAATCGTATCATAAAGTTCATCCATAGGTTGAACTTTCAAAGTGTTGATTTGTGTGCCTACCTTAGGTTCGTATGCATCAAATACAGCAACAATTTTTAAATTTTCTTTCAAATAAGCATTATAGTTAGAAAGAGCGTGTCCCAAGTTACCTGCACCCACTAGAACAACATTAATCTGTTGATCTAAATTGAGGATATGACGGATTTTCTCTATGAGATAAGCCACATCATACCCAATCCCCTTCCGACCGAAATCGCCGAAATAAGCAAGATCCTTACGAATTTGAGCCGGGTTCAAATCAAGCTTTTGACCAAGTTCTTGTGAAGAGACTGTTGACACTTCTCGTCTCTGAAGTTCGGAAAGATAACGCCAATAAATAGGTAATCTACGAACGACAGCTTCTGAAATTTTTTCAGATTTCATATTTGCTCCTCCTCATAATTAGTGTTCACATATGAAATAACTTTAGGTTTATTAGCGGGAATCGTCTTGTAACCATTCAGAAATACGTGGAACCATTTGATTCGTTGGCATATGTTCCATTTTGGGACCAGGTAAAGAATATAAGAAATACTTTCCATAATATGATTCAATCACACGTGTATCATAGACTATGACGATTCCTCGATC
Coding sequences within:
- a CDS encoding amidohydrolase, producing the protein MVNSTTKKWMIKNGTFTILNNKQSIVKGYMLIENDLITYIGEEKPSIDEEIPVIDGNNLLFLPGLVNTHGHAAMSLLRGYGDDLALQIWLQEKMWPMEEKFTSKDVYWGSSLSVLEMLKGGTTTFLDMYDHMDQVANVVQESGIRAVLTRGVIGLCSEEVQRQKLQEAINFAKDWNGQAEGRITTMMSPHAPYTCPPDFFTQFVQAAHDLDIPMHTHMSETRSEVAQNVADYGLRPVQHLEKLGMFTRPSIVAHGVHLTDEEIEILAKYNVGVSHNPGSNLKLASGIARITDLLKAGVTVSLGTDGPASNNNLDMFEEMRLAALIHKGISGDPTAIPAAEALRMGTIYGAKSLFLDSVGSLAPGMKADFIAINTDQAHFIPRTDFISHAIYSACSKDVEHVWVNGKQVVKNGACLTLDEERIRHEAQSAFEGLLNR
- a CDS encoding redox-sensing transcriptional repressor Rex, which gives rise to MKSEKISEAVVRRLPIYWRYLSELQRREVSTVSSQELGQKLDLNPAQIRKDLAYFGDFGRKGIGYDVAYLIEKIRHILNLDQQINVVLVGAGNLGHALSNYNAYLKENLKIVAVFDAYEPKVGTQINTLKVQPMDELYDTIKNHNIRIGIITVPEYEAQQVANQLIEAGIAAILNFAPIILKTPPHVRIHAADFTTEMLSLAYYLEEGKEDSTDGE
- a CDS encoding DUF5590 domain-containing protein; amino-acid sequence: MKKNKKKLIWLIIVIIAVLLFGLYRYYIYIMQDQWRQEEIAIVAAKQHSELIKVTRTSKSVWNDVVWVIEGQNEEDQHMIVWVPFTSDQEVNVTSGAIKSELLEDGLSRSQMMSIIQRELPDTKDIQLELGLFNGRAVWQVFYKDQDHYNYRFYRFSDGQQIGEQFTLPNR